Proteins co-encoded in one Kribbella qitaiheensis genomic window:
- a CDS encoding EamA family transporter yields MQATPDAARTKSAGLGFALFSAVTFGGSGPFAKALINAGFSPEQAAWLRILGAAVLLVPLVLIFRGPAGILAARKSWPQLVLYGLTGIAGCQTLFFIAASRLPVGVAILLEFSGPVLVVGWLKFGRKVAVPRSAALGVAIALVGLATVVEIWSGSQLDLIGLLAGLAAAACQAVYFILIDKLTGVADPLVMTAAGSVVGAVLLTAISAPWAVPWHTLTDTIAIGERSAPGWVFAAWLIVVSTVVAYLAGAAAVQRLSAAIGGAVAYVEVVAAGLFAWILLGETLKTNQIIGGLIVLLGAFVAQSSVGKVAPPEAPTPLHPEPLSPDLDPATL; encoded by the coding sequence ATGCAAGCAACGCCGGACGCCGCCCGGACCAAATCGGCCGGACTTGGTTTTGCTCTCTTCTCAGCGGTGACCTTCGGTGGTTCGGGACCGTTCGCGAAGGCCCTGATCAACGCCGGCTTCTCGCCCGAACAGGCCGCCTGGCTGCGGATCCTGGGCGCTGCCGTCCTGCTCGTCCCCTTGGTCCTGATCTTCCGCGGCCCCGCCGGGATCCTGGCCGCCCGGAAGTCCTGGCCGCAACTGGTTCTCTACGGCCTGACCGGGATCGCCGGCTGCCAGACGCTGTTCTTCATCGCCGCCAGCCGCTTGCCGGTCGGCGTGGCGATCCTGCTGGAGTTCTCCGGCCCGGTGCTCGTCGTCGGCTGGCTGAAGTTCGGCCGCAAGGTCGCCGTACCGCGGTCTGCCGCGCTCGGAGTGGCGATCGCGCTGGTCGGTCTCGCCACTGTGGTCGAGATCTGGTCCGGGTCGCAGCTCGACCTGATCGGACTGCTCGCCGGGCTCGCGGCCGCTGCCTGCCAAGCGGTGTACTTCATCCTGATCGACAAGCTGACCGGGGTCGCGGATCCGCTGGTGATGACTGCGGCCGGCAGCGTCGTCGGAGCGGTGCTGCTGACGGCGATCTCGGCGCCGTGGGCTGTCCCGTGGCACACCCTCACCGACACGATCGCGATCGGCGAACGCTCCGCACCGGGATGGGTGTTCGCGGCCTGGCTGATCGTGGTCAGCACCGTGGTCGCGTACCTCGCCGGCGCCGCCGCAGTACAGCGACTCTCTGCCGCGATCGGTGGTGCGGTCGCGTACGTCGAGGTGGTGGCGGCCGGTCTGTTCGCCTGGATCCTGCTCGGCGAGACCCTGAAGACGAACCAGATCATCGGCGGCCTCATCGTCCTGCTAGGCGCCTTCGTTGCCCAGTCGTCCGTCGGCAAGGTGGCTCCTCCCGAGGCGCCGACACCGTTGCATCCCGAACCCTTGAGCCCCGATCTTGACCCCGCCACGCTCTGA
- a CDS encoding carboxylesterase/lipase family protein — MPTWVFRTPPAPQGADLYAAPKPVTPWEGVREATSLGATAPQPGYDPPFNKLLSNPIVDGPDFLNLNVWTPGDSTAGGGGLPVLVWFHGGAFRNGSNANAAYDGTAFARDGVVLVSVNYRLGVAGFGVLEGAPSNRGLLDQLAALAWVQENIAAFGGDPSQVTIFGQSAGGMSVATLLSLPSSKGLFRRAIMQSGSAESVALATDAMSMTAELAKHLGIQATPEALGAVLIPDLIAAQQAVSTDLRQNPDPARFGASVIKAGGGIMPFFPVVDGELIHEVPLDAINAGAGRDVELMVGTTTEEFRFFTIPSGIAAAVTAEALPVLLARAGLDPAIAGLYAANRPGQSPGEIYTAVTSDASFTVPTLRLAEAASSAYVYEFAWQSPLPGLGACHALEIPFVFDTLADGGSPLQGDNPPQELADRMHAAWVAFATTGDPGWSQYDTTSRPVMSFDHPESRQLADPHADELALLRQ; from the coding sequence CTGCCTACCTGGGTCTTCCGTACGCCGCCGGCCCCGCAAGGTGCCGACCTGTACGCCGCGCCGAAACCAGTAACGCCTTGGGAAGGCGTCCGCGAGGCGACGTCTCTCGGGGCAACCGCTCCCCAGCCCGGCTACGACCCGCCGTTCAACAAGTTGCTCAGCAACCCGATCGTCGACGGTCCGGACTTCCTCAACCTCAACGTGTGGACCCCCGGCGACAGTACGGCCGGCGGTGGGGGTCTGCCGGTGCTCGTCTGGTTCCACGGCGGCGCCTTCCGCAACGGCTCGAACGCGAACGCGGCGTACGACGGAACAGCCTTCGCCCGCGATGGCGTCGTACTGGTCAGCGTCAACTACCGGTTGGGTGTTGCCGGCTTCGGCGTGCTCGAGGGGGCGCCCAGCAATCGCGGGCTGCTCGACCAATTGGCCGCGCTGGCCTGGGTTCAGGAGAACATCGCGGCGTTCGGCGGCGACCCGAGTCAGGTCACGATCTTCGGCCAGTCGGCGGGCGGGATGAGCGTCGCCACCTTGCTGTCGCTGCCGTCCTCGAAGGGCTTGTTCCGGCGGGCCATCATGCAGAGCGGGTCGGCCGAGTCCGTCGCCCTGGCGACCGACGCGATGTCGATGACGGCCGAGCTGGCGAAGCATCTCGGCATCCAGGCAACGCCCGAAGCGCTCGGCGCAGTACTGATTCCTGACCTCATCGCCGCCCAGCAAGCAGTGTCGACAGACCTGCGGCAGAATCCCGATCCAGCCCGCTTCGGTGCGAGCGTGATCAAGGCCGGCGGCGGAATCATGCCGTTCTTCCCGGTGGTCGACGGCGAGCTGATTCACGAGGTACCCCTCGACGCCATCAACGCCGGCGCGGGGCGCGACGTCGAGCTGATGGTCGGGACCACGACCGAAGAGTTCCGGTTCTTCACCATCCCGAGCGGGATCGCTGCCGCTGTCACAGCGGAAGCACTGCCGGTACTACTTGCCCGCGCGGGCCTCGATCCGGCAATCGCGGGCTTGTACGCCGCCAACCGGCCCGGCCAATCTCCCGGCGAGATCTACACGGCCGTGACGAGCGACGCGTCCTTCACGGTGCCGACGCTTCGGCTCGCGGAGGCAGCGTCCTCGGCGTACGTGTACGAATTCGCCTGGCAGTCGCCGTTGCCGGGGCTCGGTGCGTGCCACGCGCTGGAGATCCCGTTCGTCTTCGACACTCTCGCCGACGGCGGATCTCCCTTGCAGGGCGACAATCCGCCGCAGGAGCTGGCTGATCGGATGCACGCGGCCTGGGTGGCATTCGCCACCACCGGGGATCCGGGCTGGTCGCAGTACGACACGACCTCGAGGCCTGTGATGAGCTTCGATCACCCGGAGTCCCGGCAGCTGGCAGATCCGCATGCGGACGAACTGGCCTTGCTACGGCAGTAG
- a CDS encoding ArsR/SmtB family transcription factor, whose protein sequence is MSAVRVLGGQRSRPLYSPWVAAKADKTAGLDLRMLRAVQPRSGYTPDFLTPPPKASRARFETEIARVRSTPLHQVRAELIQSRDGRDNPGAPAINRMLEDPAAAREGFAVEIEAAWHALIEPDWPMISRVLEDDIAYRGQQLTSGGLAKLFDDLHPTLSWENDQLITSQFREQDRELTGEGLLLVPGVFGWPYLVVITAPEYQPTVVYPARGAARLWSDAPAPPDSLATLLGRTRATLLVALDPPATTSALAAQYGLALATVAEHLAALYGAGLVSRRRTGHQVHYRRTDVGQAVVDASIG, encoded by the coding sequence ATGTCGGCGGTGCGGGTGCTTGGGGGGCAGCGGTCCCGGCCGTTGTATTCGCCGTGGGTCGCGGCCAAGGCTGATAAGACGGCCGGGCTCGATCTGCGGATGTTGCGGGCTGTGCAGCCTCGGAGCGGGTACACACCTGACTTTCTCACTCCCCCGCCTAAGGCCTCGCGGGCTAGGTTCGAGACGGAGATTGCGCGGGTTCGTAGTACGCCGTTGCATCAAGTCAGGGCCGAGCTGATTCAGTCTCGTGACGGGCGGGACAATCCGGGAGCGCCGGCGATCAATCGGATGTTGGAAGACCCGGCTGCGGCTCGCGAAGGGTTTGCTGTCGAGATCGAAGCTGCCTGGCATGCTCTGATCGAGCCGGACTGGCCGATGATCAGCCGTGTGCTCGAAGACGACATCGCGTATCGCGGTCAGCAGCTCACCTCGGGCGGACTGGCGAAGTTGTTCGACGACCTGCATCCGACGTTGAGCTGGGAGAACGATCAACTGATCACCTCGCAGTTCCGCGAGCAGGATCGCGAACTCACCGGCGAAGGTCTGCTGCTCGTACCAGGAGTGTTCGGGTGGCCGTACCTCGTCGTGATCACCGCGCCCGAATACCAGCCGACGGTGGTGTATCCGGCCCGCGGCGCCGCCCGGCTCTGGTCCGATGCGCCTGCTCCCCCGGATTCACTGGCGACCCTGCTCGGCCGGACTCGCGCGACGCTGCTGGTCGCGCTGGATCCACCGGCAACCACGAGCGCCTTGGCAGCGCAGTACGGACTGGCTTTGGCGACGGTGGCGGAGCATCTTGCCGCCCTGTACGGCGCGGGGCTGGTGAGCAGAAGGCGGACCGGGCATCAGGTGCATTACCGGCGGACAGATGTCGGTCAGGCGGTTGTCGACGCCTCGATCGGCTGA
- a CDS encoding MarR family winged helix-turn-helix transcriptional regulator — MKSESEETGLLLLELQRATHATLQELTSKLVDLDLSAAEINALGNLSDDRARTVSELGAAIGIRPTTLTGVLDRLERRGLLTRGTRAGDRRVVLIELTADGRETASLIAETIAEIEHRTLAGLPKEALSGFRQVLAALAGSDE, encoded by the coding sequence ATGAAGTCCGAATCAGAAGAAACTGGCTTACTGCTGCTGGAGTTGCAGCGAGCGACTCACGCGACGCTGCAAGAGTTGACGTCGAAGCTGGTCGACCTGGATCTGTCGGCCGCTGAGATCAACGCGCTCGGGAACTTGTCCGACGACCGGGCCCGGACCGTGTCGGAGCTCGGCGCGGCCATCGGCATCAGGCCGACCACGCTCACCGGCGTACTGGACCGGCTCGAGCGGCGTGGGCTGCTGACCCGAGGTACCCGGGCCGGTGATCGAAGGGTGGTGCTGATCGAGTTGACCGCCGATGGGCGCGAGACCGCGAGCCTCATCGCGGAGACGATCGCCGAGATCGAGCACCGCACCTTGGCGGGTCTCCCGAAGGAAGCGCTCAGCGGTTTTCGTCAGGTTCTCGCCGCGCTGGCGGGCAGTGATGAGTGA